In one window of Pseudomonas chlororaphis subsp. chlororaphis DNA:
- a CDS encoding DUF3426 domain-containing protein translates to MTDSFVTQCPHCQTSFRVSHAQLSVARGVVRCGSCLQVFNAARQLLEQRAGKDAVVTPPAPAAPAEPLTPPPPRAISQKQWSATELDLDSLDLDEELAKLEQREIQPTKAFGQERASREDALSARRDQPDAEEEHWPDSLFSQPPGTSGDLDEKPEQPPVDAGRSGRTEPSLSFNLDDLEDEPKAPSLLLDDDLEPTPAHGSLKADEPDEIEPPASPAPRNKRGRAEPEAPDAVLLDLEDDPIQLDWQKRRSPWGRRLLWSLLILLAAAGLAGQYIAYHFDELARQDQYRPWFQQFCPELGCTVPSKVDIGRIKSSNLVVRSHPDFSGALVVDAIIYNRAPFSQPFPLLELRFADLNGHLIASRRFKPGEYVKGELEGVSEMPPQTPIHIALDILDPGPKAVNYSLSFHSPE, encoded by the coding sequence ATGACCGACAGTTTCGTCACCCAGTGTCCGCATTGCCAAACCAGCTTCCGCGTCAGCCACGCCCAGTTGAGCGTGGCCCGGGGCGTGGTGCGCTGCGGCTCGTGCCTGCAGGTGTTCAACGCCGCACGGCAGTTGCTTGAGCAACGCGCTGGCAAGGACGCTGTCGTCACACCTCCCGCACCGGCTGCCCCTGCTGAACCGCTGACCCCGCCACCACCGCGCGCCATCAGCCAGAAGCAGTGGAGCGCCACCGAGCTCGACCTGGACAGCCTCGACCTGGACGAGGAACTGGCCAAACTCGAACAACGGGAAATCCAGCCGACCAAGGCCTTCGGCCAGGAACGCGCCTCCAGGGAAGACGCCCTCAGCGCCCGCCGCGACCAGCCGGATGCCGAAGAGGAACACTGGCCCGACAGCCTGTTCAGCCAGCCACCCGGCACCAGCGGCGACCTGGACGAAAAACCTGAGCAGCCGCCCGTCGACGCCGGCCGCTCCGGGCGTACCGAACCGTCGCTATCCTTCAACCTGGACGATCTGGAAGACGAACCCAAGGCGCCCTCCCTGCTCCTGGACGACGACCTGGAGCCCACGCCAGCGCACGGCTCCCTGAAGGCCGACGAGCCCGATGAGATCGAGCCGCCAGCCAGCCCGGCGCCACGCAACAAGCGTGGGCGCGCCGAGCCCGAGGCGCCGGACGCCGTGCTGCTGGACCTGGAAGACGACCCGATCCAGCTGGACTGGCAAAAACGCCGCTCGCCCTGGGGCCGCCGCCTGCTCTGGAGCCTGTTGATCCTGCTGGCCGCCGCCGGCCTGGCGGGCCAGTACATCGCCTATCACTTCGACGAACTGGCGCGCCAGGACCAGTACCGCCCCTGGTTCCAGCAGTTTTGCCCGGAACTGGGCTGCACGGTGCCCTCGAAGGTCGATATCGGCCGCATCAAAAGCAGCAACCTGGTGGTGCGCAGCCACCCGGACTTCAGCGGCGCCCTGGTGGTGGATGCGATCATCTACAACCGCGCGCCGTTCTCCCAGCCCTTCCCGCTACTGGAACTGCGTTTCGCCGACCTCAACGGCCATCTGATCGCCAGTCGTCGCTTCAAACCCGGCGAATACGTCAAGGGTGAGCTCGAAGGGGTGTCGGAGATGCCGCCGCAGACACCGATCCATATCGCGCTGGACATCCTCGATCCGGGCCCCAAGGCCGTCAACTACAGCCTAAGCTTTCACTCGCCCGAGTAA
- the prmA gene encoding 50S ribosomal protein L11 methyltransferase has protein sequence MPWLQVRLAISPEQAETYEDAFLEVGAVSVTFMDAEDQPIFEPELNTTPLWNHTHLLALFEDGTEAASVLAHLELLTGSPLPEHHSEVIEDQDWERSWMDNFQPMRFGQRLWIVPSWHAAPEPDAVNLLLDPGLAFGTGTHPTTALCLEWLDGQDLKDCNVLDFGCGSGILAIAALLLGAKQAVGTDIDVQALEASRDNAGRNNIAEALFPLYLPQDLPQVQADVLVANILAGPLVALAPQLSSLVKSGGRLALSGILAEQGEEVAAAYARDFDLDPIANLDGWVRITGRRR, from the coding sequence ATGCCTTGGCTGCAAGTCCGTCTCGCCATCAGCCCAGAACAAGCCGAAACCTACGAAGACGCTTTTCTCGAAGTTGGCGCCGTTTCGGTGACCTTCATGGACGCCGAGGATCAACCGATCTTCGAACCGGAACTCAACACCACCCCGCTGTGGAACCACACTCACCTGCTGGCCCTGTTCGAAGACGGCACCGAGGCCGCCAGCGTGCTGGCCCACCTTGAGCTGCTGACCGGCAGCCCGCTGCCCGAACATCACAGCGAAGTGATCGAAGACCAGGACTGGGAACGCAGCTGGATGGACAACTTCCAGCCGATGCGTTTCGGCCAGCGCCTGTGGATCGTCCCGAGCTGGCACGCCGCTCCCGAGCCGGATGCGGTCAACCTGTTGCTCGATCCGGGCCTGGCCTTCGGCACCGGCACGCACCCGACCACCGCCCTGTGCCTGGAATGGCTCGACGGTCAGGACCTGAAAGACTGCAACGTGCTGGACTTCGGTTGCGGCTCCGGGATCCTGGCGATCGCCGCCCTGCTGCTGGGCGCAAAACAGGCGGTGGGCACCGACATCGACGTGCAGGCCCTGGAAGCCTCCCGCGACAACGCCGGGCGCAACAACATCGCCGAAGCGCTGTTCCCGCTCTATCTGCCGCAAGACCTGCCGCAGGTCCAGGCGGACGTACTGGTCGCCAACATTCTCGCCGGCCCGCTGGTCGCCCTGGCGCCGCAACTGTCCAGCCTGGTCAAGAGCGGCGGACGCCTGGCGTTGTCGGGCATCCTCGCCGAACAGGGTGAGGAAGTCGCTGCCGCCTACGCCCGGGACTTCGACCTGGACCCGATCGCCAACCTCGATGGCTGGGTACGCATCACCGGCCGTCGGCGCTAG
- the accC gene encoding acetyl-CoA carboxylase biotin carboxylase subunit: MSAKLEKVLIANRGEIALRILRACKEMGIKTVAVYSKADKELMHLGLADESVCIGPASAAHSYLHIPAIIAAAEVTGATAIHPGYGFLAENADFAEQVENSGFAFIGPKAETIRLMGDKVSAKHAMIAAGVPTVPGSDGPLPEDEETALRIGREVGYPVIIKAAGGGGGRGMRVVHKEEDLISSAKLTRSEAGAAFGNPMVYLEKFLTNPRHVEVQVLSDGQGNAIHLGDRDCSLQRRHQKVLEEAPAPGIDETARQEVFARCVKACIDIGYRGAGTFEFLYENGRFYFIEMNTRVQVEHPVSEMVTGVDIVKEMLSIAAGNKLSISQKDVVIRGHALECRINAEDPKTFMPSPGTVKHFHAPGGNGVRVDSHLYSGYAVPPNYDSLIGKLITYGATREEAMARMRNALDEIVVDGIKTNIPLHRDLTRDEGFCKGGVNIHYLEHKLAGQH; the protein is encoded by the coding sequence ATGTCTGCGAAGTTGGAAAAAGTTCTGATCGCCAACCGCGGTGAAATCGCCCTGCGGATTCTGCGTGCCTGCAAAGAGATGGGTATCAAGACCGTCGCCGTTTACTCCAAGGCCGACAAGGAACTGATGCACCTGGGTCTGGCGGACGAATCCGTCTGCATCGGCCCGGCCTCCGCCGCGCACTCCTACCTGCACATTCCGGCGATCATCGCGGCCGCCGAAGTGACCGGCGCCACCGCCATTCACCCAGGCTACGGCTTCCTCGCGGAAAACGCCGACTTCGCCGAGCAGGTCGAGAACTCCGGCTTCGCCTTCATCGGCCCGAAAGCCGAGACCATTCGCCTGATGGGCGACAAGGTATCGGCCAAGCACGCGATGATCGCTGCCGGCGTACCTACGGTGCCCGGTTCCGACGGCCCGCTGCCGGAAGACGAAGAAACCGCGTTGCGCATCGGCCGTGAAGTCGGCTACCCGGTGATCATCAAGGCCGCTGGCGGCGGCGGTGGTCGCGGCATGCGCGTGGTGCATAAAGAAGAAGACCTGATCTCCTCGGCCAAGCTGACCCGCTCCGAAGCGGGCGCGGCGTTCGGCAACCCGATGGTCTACCTGGAGAAGTTCCTGACCAACCCACGTCACGTGGAAGTCCAGGTGCTGTCCGACGGCCAGGGCAACGCGATCCACCTGGGCGACCGCGACTGCTCCCTGCAGCGTCGTCACCAGAAGGTGCTTGAAGAAGCGCCGGCTCCGGGCATCGACGAAACCGCGCGCCAGGAAGTCTTCGCCCGCTGCGTCAAGGCGTGCATCGACATCGGCTACCGCGGCGCCGGCACCTTCGAGTTCCTGTACGAGAACGGCCGTTTCTACTTCATCGAGATGAACACTCGCGTGCAGGTAGAGCACCCGGTATCGGAAATGGTCACTGGCGTCGACATCGTCAAGGAGATGCTGAGCATCGCCGCTGGCAACAAGCTGTCGATCTCCCAGAAGGACGTGGTCATTCGTGGCCATGCCCTGGAATGCCGGATCAACGCCGAAGACCCGAAAACCTTCATGCCAAGCCCAGGCACGGTCAAGCATTTCCATGCTCCGGGCGGCAATGGCGTGCGCGTCGACTCGCACCTGTACAGCGGTTACGCGGTTCCACCGAACTACGACTCGTTGATCGGCAAGCTGATCACTTACGGGGCAACCCGTGAAGAAGCCATGGCGCGCATGCGCAATGCGCTGGACGAAATCGTGGTCGACGGGATCAAGACCAACATCCCGCTGCACCGCGACCTGACCCGTGACGAAGGCTTCTGCAAAGGGGGGGTGAACATTCACTACCTGGAGCACAAGCTGGCCGGTCAACACTGA
- the accB gene encoding acetyl-CoA carboxylase biotin carboxyl carrier protein, with protein sequence MDIRKVKKLIELLEESGIDELEIKEGEESVRISRHSKTPAQQYYAPAPMAAPVAAPAAAAPAAAAAPAAPAAPALNGTVARSPMVGTFYRKSSPTSPAFVEVGQSVKKGDTLCIVEAMKMMNHIEAETSGVIESILVEDGQPVEYDQPLFTIV encoded by the coding sequence ATGGATATCCGTAAAGTTAAGAAACTGATCGAACTGCTGGAAGAGTCCGGCATCGACGAGCTCGAGATCAAGGAAGGCGAAGAGTCCGTACGCATCAGCCGCCACAGCAAGACTCCAGCCCAGCAGTACTACGCACCGGCACCGATGGCTGCTCCAGTTGCCGCGCCTGCCGCTGCCGCTCCGGCCGCCGCTGCTGCACCAGCAGCTCCAGCTGCCCCAGCGCTGAACGGCACCGTTGCCCGTTCGCCGATGGTCGGCACCTTCTACCGCAAATCCTCGCCAACCTCGCCAGCCTTCGTTGAAGTCGGCCAGAGCGTGAAGAAAGGCGACACCCTGTGCATCGTCGAAGCCATGAAGATGATGAACCACATCGAAGCTGAAACCAGCGGTGTGATCGAATCCATCCTCGTCGAAGACGGCCAGCCGGTTGAGTACGACCAACCGCTGTTCACCATCGTTTGA
- the aroQ gene encoding type II 3-dehydroquinate dehydratase: MATLLVLHGPNLNLLGTREPGVYGAVTLAEINQDLERRAREAGHHLLYLQSNAEYELIDRIHAARDEGVDFILINPAAFTHTSVALRDALLAVSIPFIEVHLSNVHKREPFRHHSYFSDVAVGVICGLGASGYRLALEAALEQLEQQAKRP; encoded by the coding sequence ATGGCGACCCTACTGGTTCTTCACGGACCCAACCTGAACCTGCTCGGCACCCGTGAACCGGGGGTCTACGGTGCAGTCACCCTGGCTGAGATCAACCAGGACCTGGAACGCCGGGCCCGCGAGGCCGGCCACCATTTGCTCTACCTGCAAAGCAACGCCGAGTACGAATTGATCGACCGTATCCACGCCGCCCGCGATGAAGGCGTGGACTTCATTCTGATCAATCCAGCAGCTTTTACGCATACAAGCGTCGCATTACGTGACGCGCTGCTGGCGGTGAGCATCCCATTCATCGAAGTGCATTTGTCTAACGTGCACAAACGCGAACCTTTCCGCCATCACTCCTACTTCTCCGACGTTGCGGTGGGAGTGATCTGCGGCCTTGGCGCCAGCGGTTACCGACTGGCCCTGGAGGCCGCACTAGAGCAGCTTGAACAACAAGCTAAACGCCCCTGA
- a CDS encoding protein-disulfide reductase DsbD codes for MRRLLCLMLFVLALPATAAGLLDSRPSSTLGSINNSADFLPVREAFQLSLLQSTPQSIKLRFVATEGYYLYRHRFQFRAEPADITLGAAQLPKGEQKHDEFFGDVEVYHGIVDVELPRSATDQRGFTLAVTYQGCADKGLCYPPETERLQIDGAASSANASSAGGPATDNGKTAWSWRELALFFLAGIGLTFTPCVLPMLPILSGVVLKGQVGGWRGFNLSLAYVLPMAACFALLGALMGLFGAQLNLQARLQSAWVLVPFALFFVVFALAMFDVFELKLPRFISQRLERIAGRTEGGSLWGAAILGVVSSLLVSPCVSAPLAGALLYISASGDALGGALKLFALGLGMGAPLLLVATGGAAWLPKSGPWLVYVKNAIGVLLLGLAIGLLSRVLPGQVSLLLIGALAAGVGLFLGALEFVYKAPRARLAQLCGLFLLFYALACWYGAFSGQTDPFSPLARPPVAVIGNSPEQTSAGQWQTVTTPGELEQALADARNAGTPLLLDWYADWCISCKVIEREVLNDRQVVERLRGYRLVRFDITASNREQRALLDRYQLFGPPALMFFGKDGVERADVRVVGEISAADFAERIAAANDRI; via the coding sequence ATGCGTCGCCTGCTTTGCCTGATGCTGTTTGTGCTTGCCCTGCCGGCGACCGCCGCCGGGTTGCTGGACAGCCGCCCCAGTTCGACCCTGGGCTCGATCAATAACAGCGCCGACTTCCTGCCGGTGCGCGAAGCGTTCCAACTGAGCCTGCTGCAAAGCACGCCGCAGTCGATCAAGCTGCGTTTCGTCGCCACCGAGGGTTACTACCTCTATCGCCACCGCTTCCAGTTCCGCGCCGAGCCCGCCGATATCACCCTGGGTGCCGCCCAACTGCCCAAGGGCGAACAGAAACACGATGAGTTTTTCGGCGACGTCGAGGTCTACCACGGCATTGTCGATGTCGAACTGCCGCGCAGCGCCACGGACCAACGAGGCTTCACCCTGGCCGTGACCTACCAGGGCTGCGCCGACAAGGGCCTGTGTTATCCACCGGAAACCGAGCGTTTGCAGATCGATGGCGCGGCCTCCTCGGCCAATGCCTCAAGTGCCGGCGGCCCCGCTACCGACAATGGGAAAACCGCCTGGAGCTGGCGCGAACTGGCGCTGTTCTTCCTGGCCGGCATCGGCCTGACCTTCACCCCCTGCGTCCTGCCGATGCTGCCGATCCTGTCCGGCGTGGTCCTCAAGGGCCAGGTCGGCGGCTGGCGCGGCTTCAATCTGTCGCTCGCCTACGTGTTGCCGATGGCCGCCTGTTTCGCCCTGCTCGGCGCCTTGATGGGGCTGTTCGGCGCCCAGCTCAATTTGCAGGCACGCCTGCAATCGGCCTGGGTGCTGGTGCCCTTTGCATTGTTCTTCGTCGTGTTCGCCCTGGCGATGTTCGATGTCTTCGAACTCAAGCTTCCGCGCTTTATCAGCCAGCGCCTGGAACGCATCGCCGGGCGCACCGAAGGTGGCTCGCTGTGGGGCGCGGCGATTCTCGGGGTGGTGTCCAGCCTGCTGGTATCGCCCTGCGTTTCGGCGCCGCTGGCAGGCGCCCTGCTGTATATCAGTGCCAGCGGCGACGCCCTGGGCGGTGCCCTGAAACTGTTCGCCCTGGGCCTGGGTATGGGCGCGCCGCTGTTGCTGGTGGCCACCGGCGGCGCGGCCTGGCTGCCGAAAAGCGGGCCATGGCTGGTCTATGTGAAAAACGCCATTGGCGTGCTGTTGCTCGGCCTGGCGATCGGCCTGCTGAGCCGGGTCTTGCCGGGCCAGGTCAGCCTGTTGCTGATTGGCGCGCTGGCGGCCGGCGTCGGCCTGTTTCTCGGTGCCCTGGAGTTTGTCTACAAGGCGCCACGCGCGCGCCTGGCGCAGCTGTGCGGGCTGTTCCTGCTGTTTTATGCCCTGGCCTGCTGGTACGGCGCATTCAGTGGCCAGACCGATCCGTTCAGCCCGCTCGCCCGCCCACCGGTCGCGGTCATCGGCAACAGCCCCGAGCAAACCAGCGCCGGCCAGTGGCAGACCGTCACCACCCCCGGTGAGCTGGAGCAGGCCCTGGCCGATGCCCGGAATGCCGGTACCCCGCTGCTCCTCGATTGGTACGCCGACTGGTGCATCAGTTGCAAAGTCATCGAACGCGAGGTGCTCAACGACCGCCAGGTCGTCGAACGCCTGCGGGGCTACCGCCTGGTGCGCTTCGATATCACCGCCAGCAACCGCGAACAGCGCGCCCTGCTGGACCGCTACCAACTGTTCGGCCCACCGGCGCTGATGTTCTTCGGCAAAGATGGCGTCGAACGTGCCGATGTGCGTGTGGTCGGCGAAATCAGCGCCGCAGACTTCGCTGAACGCATTGCTGCAGCAAATGACCGGATTTAG
- a CDS encoding methyl-accepting chemotaxis protein — MRLKLLTNLNTLLLVAVCLALGATLWWSQRALERPYLLMERYLGLSQQFQNQVARNIEDYLASGDALRLSSASQAIETQQAQLDELPAELAQSLRPSLSGLAEFSKTDLLAAGKLAGDPQALLLQAERELGASLEQLSQYATGAASNPSAATYLPLLLTASQHLGKLSLARDKLVSSGRSELAADVEREVSNMRAQAEQLETLPLLGVAASNASNTDDFAAMMGLENTEKAAVEDAGIGLKRELNSLLGRYPAELNRTREQIHKRADLSAATHLKITAVQQAIAELEPVVRAQHGQIQGEVRLMQGLMIGLILLIALLIDTLQRRLARVLTNLAPALSTWAEGDFSRDIQLGRTNRELHDIEESLNRLRAYLVDLVGTIRQNAEQVAGSSRALAELSSGLHGGAERQAGDTAQIRDALGELEATIQQVAGDASQAADASRSAGMAVEQGQKVIGLSLTGLHALVGEVQGNAQMIEQLAEESATIGGVLTVIRSIADQTNLLALNAAIEAARAGEMGRGFAVVAEEVRSLAQRTAGATAEIQTLIAGLQAAARQSVEGMRAQVEHAEATASQAQAADGALDEIVGAIQTISDTAIRIADVTAQQSGAVSEIRDHSERIHQLGGDNLQRIGEGREQGENLLALGGQLHTAVQAFRV; from the coding sequence ATGCGCCTGAAGCTGCTGACCAATCTCAATACCCTGCTATTAGTTGCCGTTTGCCTGGCCCTGGGCGCAACGCTCTGGTGGTCGCAACGCGCCCTCGAGCGCCCCTACCTATTGATGGAGCGCTACCTGGGGCTGTCCCAGCAGTTCCAGAACCAGGTGGCGCGCAACATCGAGGACTACCTGGCCAGCGGCGACGCCCTGCGCCTGAGCAGCGCCAGCCAGGCCATCGAAACCCAGCAGGCCCAGCTCGACGAACTGCCCGCGGAACTGGCGCAGAGCCTGCGCCCGAGCCTGTCGGGCCTGGCCGAGTTCAGCAAGACCGACCTGCTGGCCGCCGGCAAACTGGCCGGCGATCCGCAAGCGCTGCTGCTGCAGGCCGAGCGCGAGCTGGGGGCCAGCCTCGAACAACTGAGCCAGTACGCGACCGGGGCGGCCAGCAATCCCAGCGCCGCGACCTACCTGCCGTTGCTGCTGACCGCCTCCCAGCACCTGGGCAAGCTGTCCCTGGCCCGCGACAAACTGGTGAGCAGCGGCCGCAGCGAACTGGCCGCCGATGTCGAGCGCGAAGTGAGCAACATGCGCGCCCAGGCCGAGCAGCTGGAAACCCTGCCGTTGCTGGGTGTCGCGGCCAGCAATGCGTCGAACACCGATGACTTCGCGGCCATGATGGGCCTGGAGAACACCGAGAAGGCCGCCGTCGAAGACGCCGGCATCGGCCTCAAGCGCGAACTCAACAGCCTGCTCGGCCGCTACCCCGCCGAGCTGAACCGCACCCGCGAGCAGATCCATAAACGCGCCGACCTCAGCGCCGCTACCCACCTGAAAATCACCGCCGTGCAGCAGGCCATCGCCGAACTGGAACCGGTCGTGCGCGCCCAGCACGGGCAGATCCAGGGCGAAGTGCGGCTGATGCAGGGTTTGATGATCGGCCTGATCCTGCTGATCGCCCTGCTGATCGACACCTTGCAGCGTCGGCTGGCACGGGTCCTGACCAATCTGGCGCCGGCCCTGTCGACCTGGGCCGAAGGCGACTTCAGCCGCGACATCCAGCTGGGCCGGACCAATCGCGAACTGCACGACATCGAAGAATCCCTGAACCGCCTGCGCGCCTACCTGGTGGACCTGGTGGGCACCATCCGGCAGAACGCCGAACAGGTCGCCGGCAGCAGCCGCGCCCTGGCGGAACTGAGCAGTGGCCTGCACGGCGGGGCCGAGCGCCAGGCCGGCGACACCGCGCAGATCCGCGACGCCCTCGGCGAGCTGGAAGCGACCATCCAGCAAGTCGCCGGCGATGCCAGCCAGGCCGCCGATGCCAGCCGCAGTGCCGGAATGGCGGTGGAACAGGGGCAGAAAGTGATCGGCCTGAGCCTGACCGGGTTACATGCCCTGGTCGGCGAAGTGCAAGGCAACGCGCAGATGATCGAACAGCTGGCCGAGGAGTCGGCAACCATCGGCGGCGTGCTCACGGTGATCCGTTCCATTGCCGACCAGACCAACCTGTTGGCCCTGAACGCCGCCATCGAAGCCGCGCGAGCCGGGGAAATGGGCCGCGGTTTTGCCGTGGTCGCCGAAGAAGTGCGCTCCCTGGCCCAACGCACGGCGGGTGCCACCGCCGAGATCCAGACCCTGATCGCCGGCCTGCAGGCTGCGGCCCGGCAATCGGTGGAAGGCATGCGCGCCCAGGTCGAACATGCCGAAGCCACGGCCAGCCAGGCCCAGGCCGCGGACGGCGCGCTGGATGAAATCGTCGGGGCGATCCAGACCATTTCCGACACCGCCATCCGCATCGCCGATGTCACGGCCCAGCAAAGCGGCGCCGTCAGCGAAATCCGCGACCACAGCGAGCGCATCCATCAATTGGGCGGGGATAACCTGCAACGCATCGGCGAAGGCCGCGAACAAGGCGAGAACCTGCTGGCCCTGGGTGGCCAGTTGCACACGGCGGTGCAGGCATTCCGCGTCTAG
- a CDS encoding response regulator — MTEPEDPSRERLKHHFAQRVIHQARQILEIWQRLQRSEWSTADMSELSEANLRLLRFAERFEQPEHTQLARSISDSLEAVDANRGRLSSGLITDLNRLMQRLSRTGLRHGDQLEQTFLPPLRKPIYVMLQDHDRGERLAKQLEFFGLSAQSLDSIAAFRSSMVERLPAAIVIDVDFCGNGMGLQLAAEAQEGLEQKLPLLFFSLHETDTPTRLAAVRAGGQEFLTGTLEASSLLEKIEILTCVAQYEPYKVLIIDDSRAQALHTERLLNSAGIITRTLIEPIQAMAELADFQPDLIILDMYMPACTGTELAKVIRHNDRYVSVPIIYLSAEDDLDKQLDAMSEGGDDFLTKPIKPRHLITTVRNRAARARNLKARMVRDSLTGLYNHTHILQLLEDCSFRARRENKPLSFAMLDIDHFKRVNDSHGHPMGDRVIKSLALFLKQRLRKTDFIGRYGGEEFAIVMPDTDLEAACKVLDEIRQRFAEIHYPAQPQDLWCTFSAGVVELREDSDSLMMASQADEALYRAKDSGRNRVQAARHQSATFSPESTDSVITL, encoded by the coding sequence ATGACCGAGCCAGAAGACCCCAGCCGTGAGCGCCTCAAGCACCACTTTGCCCAGCGGGTAATTCACCAGGCTCGTCAGATCCTCGAGATATGGCAGCGCCTGCAGCGCAGCGAATGGTCGACCGCCGACATGTCCGAACTCAGCGAGGCCAACCTGCGCCTGCTGCGTTTCGCCGAACGTTTCGAACAACCCGAACATACCCAGCTGGCGCGCAGCATCAGCGACTCTCTGGAAGCGGTGGACGCCAACCGTGGGCGCCTGAGCAGTGGCCTGATCACCGACCTCAACCGCCTGATGCAACGCCTGTCGCGCACCGGCCTGCGCCATGGCGACCAGTTGGAGCAGACCTTCCTGCCGCCCCTGCGCAAGCCGATCTACGTGATGCTGCAAGACCACGATCGCGGCGAGCGCCTGGCCAAGCAGCTGGAATTCTTCGGCCTCAGCGCCCAGTCCCTGGACAGCATCGCCGCGTTTCGCTCCTCGATGGTCGAGCGCTTGCCGGCGGCGATCGTCATCGACGTCGACTTCTGCGGCAACGGCATGGGCCTGCAACTGGCCGCCGAAGCCCAGGAAGGCCTGGAGCAGAAGCTGCCCCTGCTGTTCTTCAGCCTCCACGAAACCGACACCCCGACCCGCCTGGCCGCCGTGCGCGCCGGCGGCCAGGAGTTCCTCACCGGCACCCTGGAAGCCTCGAGCCTGCTGGAGAAGATCGAGATCCTCACCTGCGTCGCCCAGTACGAACCTTATAAAGTGCTGATCATCGACGACTCCCGCGCCCAGGCCCTGCACACCGAGCGCCTGCTCAACAGCGCCGGGATCATCACCCGGACCCTGATCGAACCGATCCAGGCCATGGCCGAACTGGCCGACTTCCAGCCGGACCTGATCATCCTCGACATGTACATGCCGGCCTGTACCGGCACCGAGCTGGCCAAGGTAATCCGCCATAACGACCGTTATGTCAGCGTGCCGATCATCTACCTGTCGGCCGAAGACGACCTGGACAAGCAGCTGGACGCCATGAGCGAAGGCGGCGACGACTTCCTGACCAAGCCGATCAAGCCGCGCCACCTGATCACCACCGTGCGCAACCGCGCCGCCCGCGCGCGCAACCTCAAGGCGCGCATGGTCCGCGACAGCCTGACCGGGCTGTACAATCACACCCATATCCTGCAACTGCTCGAAGACTGCAGCTTCCGCGCGCGCCGCGAAAACAAGCCGCTGAGCTTCGCCATGCTCGACATCGACCACTTCAAGCGGGTCAACGACAGCCACGGTCACCCCATGGGCGACCGGGTGATCAAGAGCCTGGCGCTGTTTCTCAAGCAACGCCTGCGCAAGACCGACTTCATCGGCCGCTACGGTGGCGAAGAATTCGCCATCGTCATGCCCGACACCGACCTGGAAGCGGCCTGCAAGGTGCTGGATGAAATCCGCCAGCGCTTTGCCGAGATCCATTACCCAGCCCAGCCCCAAGACCTGTGGTGCACCTTCAGCGCCGGAGTGGTCGAACTGCGGGAAGACTCCGACAGCCTGATGATGGCCAGCCAGGCCGACGAAGCGCTCTACCGCGCCAAGGACAGCGGGCGCAACCGGGTCCAGGCAGCGCGCCATCAAAGCGCCACTTTTTCACCGGAATCCACCGATTCGGTCATAACCTTGTAA